In Bythopirellula goksoeyrii, a single window of DNA contains:
- the tsaD gene encoding tRNA (adenosine(37)-N6)-threonylcarbamoyltransferase complex transferase subunit TsaD — MIRLLTIESTCDETAAAVVDDELNVLSSVVASQSHLHDRYGGVVPEIASRAHVERIMPVIEQAMTQAGISLADLDAIAVANHPGLAGSLLVGLIAAKTLSFAHNIPLIAIDHLQAHIYACQIDSGRNVFPCVGLIVSGGHSNLYRCETALDFTPLGSTIDDAAGEAFDKVASMLGLGYPGGPAIQKAAEQGDPQKFKLPRPLVDNPERLDFSFSGLKTAVRYELYGPGKINPGARVDLNPQRVADMAASFQEAVVDCLIAKADLALEKTRYNRLCVGGGVAANSHFRKRLEADAARVGYELFIPPLKLCTDNAVMGAIAIERYQTGLFEDLSLDISPGLVRHTVARLSESG; from the coding sequence ATGATTCGTCTGCTTACTATTGAATCCACATGTGATGAGACTGCAGCTGCCGTCGTCGACGACGAGCTCAACGTGCTTTCTTCAGTTGTCGCTTCACAGAGCCATTTGCACGATCGATATGGCGGAGTCGTTCCCGAGATCGCCTCGCGGGCACATGTCGAACGCATCATGCCAGTCATTGAGCAAGCAATGACCCAGGCGGGGATATCACTTGCTGATCTGGATGCCATTGCAGTTGCCAATCACCCAGGGCTTGCCGGCTCGCTCTTGGTGGGCCTGATCGCGGCGAAGACGCTCAGCTTTGCCCACAATATCCCTTTGATCGCTATCGACCATCTGCAGGCCCATATTTACGCGTGCCAAATCGACAGTGGTCGCAACGTGTTTCCTTGTGTGGGATTGATCGTCAGCGGCGGTCATTCGAACCTCTATCGCTGCGAAACCGCTCTCGATTTCACTCCGCTGGGGAGCACCATCGACGACGCCGCCGGAGAAGCCTTCGACAAAGTTGCCAGCATGTTGGGCCTTGGCTATCCAGGTGGTCCGGCAATCCAGAAGGCTGCCGAGCAAGGCGATCCACAGAAGTTTAAGCTCCCCCGACCATTGGTCGACAATCCTGAGCGGCTCGATTTCAGTTTCAGTGGCCTAAAGACAGCGGTCCGTTATGAGCTCTACGGTCCTGGTAAGATCAATCCGGGAGCCCGCGTAGACTTAAATCCGCAGCGCGTCGCCGACATGGCCGCTAGTTTTCAGGAAGCCGTGGTTGATTGCCTCATCGCCAAAGCGGATTTGGCCCTTGAGAAAACCCGTTACAATCGTCTGTGCGTCGGTGGTGGCGTGGCGGCCAATTCTCATTTCCGCAAACGGTTGGAAGCTGACGCAGCTCGTGTGGGCTATGAATTGTTCATCCCGCCGCTTAAGCTCTGCACTGACAACGCTGTGATGGGGGCGATTGCGATCGAGCGTTATCAGACTGGTTTGTTCGAAGACTTGTCACTTGATATATCTCCCGGGTTGGTGCGACACACAGTTGCCCGACTCTCTGAGTCGGGATGA
- a CDS encoding S1C family serine protease, translated as MKRYLAFGCLMGLLGLAAGSTSSEWLAKLTHPAGTVYAVQPNVAAEVAPEANWAVRPGVKNSMTPEEQTNIYVYEHANPSVVNIDTRSVQIDHFLMQRESEGSGSGAIIDRQGHILTNYHVVDGANQIEVTLASNKTYPAILIGEDKEHDIAVLKLEAPQAELTPLVMGTSDKLRVGQRVYVLGNPFGWESTLTTGIISSLNRDLPSRVPGRIMHALIQTDAAMNPGNSGGPLLNTNGEMIGMCVAIATRTGQNAGVGFAIPIDRIQMIVPELIEHGQVIRASIGITHVMETGSSLVVARLAPNGPADRAGIQGFRRVVRRRQQGPIVYETETIDRSHADRILAVDGESIRTAARFLDKIFEYKPGDVVQLTILRDGQQLDIPVTLVAE; from the coding sequence ATGAAACGATATTTAGCCTTTGGATGCTTGATGGGACTACTGGGGTTAGCTGCGGGTTCGACCTCTTCGGAATGGCTGGCCAAACTCACGCATCCTGCTGGAACAGTGTACGCTGTGCAACCAAATGTAGCGGCCGAGGTGGCACCCGAAGCGAATTGGGCTGTTCGCCCAGGTGTTAAAAACTCTATGACTCCGGAGGAGCAGACCAATATCTATGTGTACGAGCACGCCAACCCGAGCGTCGTAAATATTGACACGCGCAGTGTCCAAATAGATCATTTCCTGATGCAGCGCGAATCAGAGGGCTCAGGTTCGGGTGCCATCATCGATCGACAAGGGCACATCCTCACCAATTATCATGTGGTCGATGGGGCCAACCAGATCGAAGTGACCCTGGCTTCGAACAAGACCTATCCTGCGATATTAATCGGAGAAGATAAAGAGCACGACATTGCCGTGCTTAAACTTGAGGCGCCTCAGGCCGAACTGACTCCACTCGTGATGGGCACGTCGGATAAGTTGCGAGTGGGTCAGCGTGTATATGTCCTCGGCAATCCTTTCGGTTGGGAAAGCACTCTCACGACGGGGATCATTTCCAGTCTCAATCGCGATTTGCCCAGTCGCGTGCCGGGTCGAATCATGCATGCTTTGATTCAAACTGACGCGGCAATGAACCCCGGCAACTCGGGTGGTCCGCTATTGAATACCAACGGTGAGATGATCGGCATGTGTGTCGCAATTGCCACCAGGACAGGGCAAAACGCAGGCGTAGGTTTTGCTATCCCCATCGACCGGATCCAGATGATCGTTCCTGAGTTAATTGAGCATGGGCAAGTCATCCGTGCGAGCATTGGTATTACACACGTCATGGAAACCGGGTCGAGTCTAGTCGTTGCCAGACTAGCACCAAATGGTCCTGCAGATCGGGCTGGGATTCAAGGATTTCGCAGAGTGGTCCGGAGACGTCAGCAGGGTCCGATTGTGTACGAGACGGAAACGATCGATCGTAGCCATGCTGACCGAATACTGGCCGTCGATGGAGAATCCATCCGTACTGCGGCGCGCTTTTTGGACAAGATTTTTGAATACAAGCCTGGCGATGTGGTCCAGCTAACAATTCTCAGAGACGGCCAGCAGCTGGATATCCCTGTAACTTTAGTGGCTGAGTAG
- a CDS encoding thioredoxin domain-containing protein — MVEVLAMTAIALMSFGVSGDSAQWQSDYGKALAASQADSRPLLIVLDNPSDPATAASEDQLVAEGEQEELLNAYERCHVDVSTEYGKKVADAFKAKEFPFAAIIDKTGSVVLCKKTGKVSDEEWQKTLTTYQSGVKPLRVEQTSFFRGSEGINTSVVSPSYCPSCQKKAQQGY, encoded by the coding sequence ATGGTTGAAGTTTTGGCAATGACCGCGATCGCGCTGATGTCATTTGGAGTTTCCGGTGATTCTGCCCAATGGCAGTCTGACTATGGTAAGGCCTTGGCCGCATCTCAAGCGGATTCACGTCCCTTGTTGATTGTGTTGGACAATCCTAGCGATCCTGCCACTGCAGCCTCCGAAGATCAATTGGTAGCCGAAGGCGAGCAGGAAGAATTGCTCAATGCCTACGAGCGCTGCCATGTAGATGTATCCACGGAATATGGCAAGAAAGTTGCCGATGCATTCAAGGCAAAGGAATTTCCTTTCGCCGCGATCATCGACAAGACGGGTTCGGTTGTCCTCTGCAAAAAGACCGGCAAAGTCTCCGACGAAGAATGGCAGAAAACTCTGACCACTTACCAGAGCGGTGTGAAGCCTCTGCGTGTTGAACAGACCTCGTTCTTCCGGGGTAGTGAAGGGATCAACACTTCGGTGGTAAGTCCTTCCTACTGCCCGTCGTGTCAGAAGAAAGCCCAACAGGGTTATTGA